The following proteins are co-located in the Bacillus mesophilus genome:
- a CDS encoding amino acid permease, with translation MKSQVKKGHMSWWQLSLLGVGCTIGTGFFLGSSIAIQKSGTAVLIPFLLAAIGTYIVYDALAKMSVEHPDKGSFRSYAKKAFGRWAGFSNGWVYWFSEVLIMGSQLIALGLFTQYWFPSIPLWILTSIYGVLGLLVILTGMNGFEKIENIFGVVKTAAIVMFILVAIFLLFKGTGEQAEQGTILQYYGDFFSEGIKGVWLALLYAFYAFGGVEVMGLLVIDLKKPKDAPKSGRIMIIVLTCIYILSIGLALAIASWKDVNSNESPFVTALDTFQLPYITDVLNGILIIAGFSTMVAALYAVITIIVTLAEDHDAPVFLAKKGKLKIPLPAFLFTAGGLLGSIIIALLLPEKIFEYITTAAGLMLLYNWLFILVTYTKLMKQSVWEKVKILIGILLILVTVTGTLGEKVSRLGFFVSLLFIVIIGFATLIMRKKWAGQEHAS, from the coding sequence ATGAAGTCGCAAGTAAAAAAAGGCCATATGTCATGGTGGCAGCTCTCTCTGCTTGGAGTTGGATGTACTATTGGTACTGGTTTCTTCCTTGGTTCAAGTATAGCTATTCAGAAGAGTGGAACAGCTGTTTTAATACCCTTTCTTCTAGCGGCAATTGGTACATATATTGTGTATGATGCACTCGCAAAAATGTCGGTTGAACATCCTGATAAAGGTTCCTTCCGTTCTTATGCAAAAAAAGCGTTTGGCAGATGGGCAGGCTTTAGCAATGGATGGGTATATTGGTTTTCGGAAGTGCTAATCATGGGCAGCCAACTTATTGCTTTAGGTTTGTTTACTCAATATTGGTTCCCTTCTATTCCATTATGGATCCTGACATCCATTTATGGAGTACTTGGATTGCTTGTGATTTTAACGGGTATGAATGGTTTTGAAAAGATAGAGAATATATTTGGTGTCGTAAAGACAGCAGCTATAGTCATGTTCATACTTGTTGCCATTTTCTTATTATTTAAAGGTACAGGTGAGCAAGCAGAACAAGGAACGATTCTGCAATACTATGGAGATTTTTTTTCGGAAGGAATAAAAGGGGTATGGCTTGCTTTACTATATGCTTTTTATGCTTTTGGTGGAGTTGAGGTCATGGGATTACTTGTAATCGACTTAAAGAAACCTAAGGATGCTCCTAAATCTGGTCGAATTATGATCATTGTTCTAACCTGTATTTATATACTATCAATTGGGCTCGCTTTAGCAATCGCTTCATGGAAGGATGTCAATTCGAATGAAAGTCCATTTGTTACAGCGCTTGATACCTTTCAATTACCGTATATAACAGATGTCTTAAACGGTATATTAATCATTGCGGGTTTTTCTACGATGGTTGCAGCGTTATATGCAGTTATAACAATCATCGTGACGTTAGCAGAAGATCATGATGCCCCTGTATTTTTAGCTAAAAAGGGGAAACTTAAAATTCCTCTACCGGCCTTTTTGTTTACAGCAGGTGGCTTACTTGGTTCTATCATTATTGCACTGTTATTACCAGAAAAAATCTTTGAGTATATAACTACTGCAGCAGGATTGATGCTTCTTTATAACTGGTTGTTTATTCTAGTCACCTATACCAAATTAATGAAACAGTCTGTTTGGGAGAAAGTTAAAATCTTAATAGGGATCTTACTAATTCTAGTCACTGTAACTGGAACGTTAGGAGAAAAGGTAAGCAGACTCGGATTTTTTGTGAGCCTGCTCTTCATAGTGATTATAGGCTTTGCGACTCTTATCATGAGAAAAAAATGGGCAGGGCAAGAGCATGCTTCCTAA
- a CDS encoding amidohydrolase family protein, translated as MKIIDAHIHYSNIGSFHETAKRISKVDYTNEGLQKEFKENNVVLGIAMGVTETSGEGFPDSSSPSPMGIDLTPEIPANIFYCAGINPYKLDETALQELRKDLEKPECVGIKIYLGYYPYYAYDDVYEPVYKLAKEYNVPVVFHTGDTYSERGRLRFSHPLAIDEVAVKHREMTIMMAHFGDPWVLDGAEVVYKNRNVFADLSGLVVGADGDIKKLQDTRFFDHLLHALTFTNNYEKFLFGTDWPLTPIKPYVEFIQDIIPTQYHQNVFYDTALQVFPKIKHLLK; from the coding sequence ATGAAAATCATTGACGCACATATTCATTATTCAAACATAGGCAGCTTTCATGAAACAGCTAAACGAATTTCAAAAGTTGACTATACAAATGAAGGTCTACAAAAGGAATTTAAAGAAAATAATGTAGTGCTTGGGATAGCAATGGGGGTTACAGAAACAAGCGGAGAAGGGTTTCCCGACTCTTCTTCTCCCTCTCCTATGGGTATTGATTTAACACCTGAGATTCCAGCTAATATTTTCTATTGTGCTGGAATTAATCCATATAAATTGGATGAAACAGCCCTACAAGAATTAAGGAAAGACCTTGAAAAACCAGAATGTGTTGGAATTAAAATCTACTTAGGTTATTATCCGTATTATGCGTATGACGATGTGTATGAGCCAGTGTATAAGCTAGCCAAAGAATACAATGTCCCTGTTGTTTTCCACACGGGTGACACCTATTCTGAGCGAGGAAGGCTAAGGTTCTCACATCCACTTGCCATTGATGAGGTGGCAGTGAAACATCGTGAAATGACGATTATGATGGCACACTTTGGTGACCCTTGGGTGCTAGATGGTGCAGAAGTCGTCTACAAAAATCGGAATGTTTTTGCTGATTTATCAGGCTTGGTTGTAGGAGCAGATGGAGACATTAAGAAGCTTCAGGATACTCGATTTTTTGACCACTTGCTTCATGCACTAACTTTTACTAACAATTACGAGAAATTCTTATTTGGAACAGACTGGCCTTTGACACCAATCAAGCCTTATGTGGAGTTTATTCAAGATATTATTCCGACGCAATATCATCAAAATGTTTTCTATGATACAGCACTTCAGGTGTTTCCTAAAATAAAACATCTATTAAAATGA
- a CDS encoding GNAT family N-acetyltransferase: protein MIPTLISDRLVLRPFSLEDSPTVEELASSPLIADTTLNIPHPYPKGGAEAWIQSHDELAAAKNSFTFAIEKKETSELIGSMAIGIGNDNRAELAYWIGVPYWGHGYATEASKLLIRFGFEQKGLNKIWAAAFTRNPASTKVMEKVGMTYEGTFRQHVIKNGKYEDLSYCSILKEEYTELLKKEISSTSQS from the coding sequence ATGATTCCTACTCTTATTTCTGACAGATTAGTACTAAGACCCTTTTCACTTGAGGATTCACCTACCGTTGAAGAACTCGCTTCAAGTCCATTAATTGCAGACACTACCTTAAACATCCCTCACCCTTATCCTAAGGGTGGAGCTGAAGCTTGGATTCAAAGTCATGATGAATTGGCAGCAGCAAAAAACTCTTTCACTTTTGCAATTGAAAAGAAAGAAACTTCGGAACTAATCGGATCAATGGCGATTGGGATAGGAAATGACAATCGTGCGGAATTGGCATACTGGATTGGTGTTCCTTACTGGGGACACGGGTATGCGACAGAAGCTAGTAAGCTATTAATTCGTTTTGGATTTGAACAAAAAGGACTCAATAAAATCTGGGCAGCAGCCTTTACTCGAAACCCTGCTTCTACTAAAGTTATGGAAAAAGTAGGCATGACGTATGAAGGTACATTCCGTCAGCATGTTATAAAGAATGGAAAGTACGAGGATTTATCATATTGTTCTATTTTGAAAGAGGAATATACAGAATTGCTAAAGAAAGAGATTAGTAGCACAAGTCAGTCATAA
- a CDS encoding DegV family protein: MKIAWVTDSTVYLDEHLKDHPDIYIVPLLIMFNDKEYLDGKDLTLEEFFQKLESSPQLPTSSQPAVGVFAELYESIKDKYDAIISVHLSSKLSGTYSSSLQGSQMVDAQISVIDSKILSLPMGKLISRGIQLQEEGTEYNAIVEELTRLANHHETYVTIGSLEQLHRGGRMNAAQFLIGSALKIKPILYVNDGELETAEKVRTEKKAHQRMVDIFVKAKAEDPSISNLSLIYGRTPDVANVWKERLQVDFPDLEIQLCPLGPVIGVHAGANTFGISWYQ; this comes from the coding sequence TTGAAAATTGCTTGGGTTACAGATAGTACGGTCTATTTGGATGAGCATCTAAAGGACCATCCTGATATTTATATTGTACCTTTATTAATTATGTTCAATGACAAAGAATATTTGGATGGCAAAGATTTGACATTAGAAGAATTTTTCCAAAAACTGGAAAGCTCTCCTCAGCTACCAACTTCGTCACAGCCTGCGGTCGGGGTCTTTGCGGAACTATATGAATCTATAAAGGACAAGTATGATGCCATCATCTCCGTTCATTTATCTAGTAAACTGAGTGGTACATATTCGTCTAGCTTACAAGGTTCACAAATGGTAGATGCTCAGATAAGTGTAATTGATTCAAAAATTTTATCTCTACCGATGGGTAAACTGATATCACGTGGCATACAGCTTCAAGAGGAAGGAACCGAGTATAATGCCATTGTTGAGGAGCTAACTAGATTAGCGAATCATCATGAAACATATGTTACGATTGGAAGCCTCGAGCAGTTACATCGTGGTGGAAGAATGAATGCCGCACAATTTCTAATTGGTTCTGCCTTGAAGATTAAACCGATTCTGTATGTAAACGATGGGGAATTAGAGACAGCGGAGAAGGTTCGTACGGAAAAGAAAGCCCATCAACGGATGGTTGATATTTTTGTAAAGGCAAAAGCAGAGGATCCTTCTATTTCAAACTTATCTTTAATTTATGGAAGAACTCCTGATGTTGCCAATGTGTGGAAAGAAAGATTACAAGTTGATTTTCCAGATCTAGAAATCCAATTATGCCCACTAGGACCTGTTATTGGTGTTCATGCTGGAGCGAATACCTTTGGAATCAGTTGGTACCAGTAG
- a CDS encoding helix-turn-helix transcriptional regulator, translating into MKIGDRIRFFRIQQNKTQEDLASGVISVSYLSKIENNQSLPSLEVVDMLCERLGIRFIDEEEPTLLDELNDWYKMLVGGDKEEIEKLYPLMKEKSNTSKDSTSLVYFMLFELRYYLHLRKMNEAKKSLDKLHEISDIFTEDLNYYLSKFSGLFHYIEEKYSEAYDFYKKAESILIRNVFEKWEEADLYYSLGLTSSQLWKASLCINYTNQALAIYQAHYNYKRSAECQILLGISYRRSNEFKKAEESYILADKIATTLNNANIKGFIHHNLGYLYSIQGKTDLAIKHYEKSICFHEVENYKQTYPSIYSIIVAYYNNNDFKNGIKWVNKGFEKLVDAEDEEYYYHFKCYRYLMTEQTPEFEDFLKEKVIPFFEANKSFKYVADYSEILSLYYEKKYKYKQASFYLKVSNNALKKISNI; encoded by the coding sequence ATGAAAATAGGAGATCGCATTCGTTTTTTTAGAATCCAACAGAATAAAACACAAGAAGATCTGGCCAGTGGAGTCATCTCCGTTTCCTACCTATCAAAAATCGAGAATAACCAAAGTCTACCAAGCCTCGAAGTAGTAGATATGCTATGCGAAAGACTAGGAATACGATTCATAGACGAGGAGGAACCGACCCTTTTAGACGAGTTGAATGACTGGTACAAAATGTTGGTTGGTGGAGATAAAGAAGAAATAGAGAAGCTCTATCCATTAATGAAGGAAAAATCCAATACTTCAAAAGACTCAACTTCACTAGTCTATTTTATGTTATTCGAACTAAGATACTACCTACATCTCCGTAAAATGAACGAGGCCAAAAAGTCACTAGACAAACTACATGAGATCTCGGATATTTTTACAGAAGATCTAAACTATTACCTTAGTAAATTTTCAGGATTATTTCACTATATTGAGGAAAAGTATAGTGAAGCATACGACTTCTATAAAAAAGCAGAAAGCATTTTAATAAGAAATGTTTTCGAGAAATGGGAAGAAGCGGATCTTTACTATTCATTAGGATTAACAAGTAGCCAGCTTTGGAAAGCATCTTTATGTATTAATTATACAAATCAGGCTCTAGCTATCTATCAAGCTCATTATAATTACAAACGAAGTGCAGAATGCCAGATTCTATTAGGTATTTCATACCGCAGAAGTAATGAGTTTAAAAAAGCTGAAGAGAGTTATATATTAGCTGATAAGATTGCAACTACATTAAATAATGCTAATATCAAAGGGTTCATACATCATAATCTTGGATATTTATACTCTATTCAAGGGAAAACAGATTTAGCAATTAAACATTATGAAAAAAGTATTTGCTTTCATGAGGTTGAAAATTACAAACAAACATACCCATCTATCTATTCTATAATTGTTGCCTATTATAATAATAATGATTTTAAGAATGGTATTAAATGGGTAAATAAAGGCTTTGAAAAATTAGTAGATGCAGAGGACGAAGAATATTATTATCATTTTAAATGCTACAGATATCTAATGACGGAGCAAACTCCTGAATTCGAAGATTTCTTAAAAGAGAAGGTTATTCCATTTTTTGAAGCTAATAAAAGTTTTAAATACGTAGCAGATTATTCTGAAATACTTTCTTTATATTATGAAAAGAAATACAAATACAAACAGGCGAGCTTTTACTTAAAAGTTTCTAATAATGCCTTAAAGAAAATAAGCAATATATAA
- a CDS encoding YqcI/YcgG family protein, with protein MEVLFDKEWLDEQLDTLPLWKQKAYRSFSSIIADDENTYPCVPGRQGFLSNNLRFSFIGDPREVSSAKELANSLKEYGAISRDTGKYASLAVFVETPNDILESYGVEDYQEMFWTILNNVTLYDQKEWPEDIPTDPSDTKWEFCFDGEPYFAFCATPAHEVRRSRHFPCLLLAFQPRWVFNEINDSTVFGRKMKKLIRKRLVEYDGIPGHPDLKWYGQEDNHEWKQYFLSDDDSSPSKCPFMRMKNKFSNFSK; from the coding sequence GTGGAAGTCCTTTTTGATAAAGAATGGTTAGACGAACAACTAGATACACTTCCTTTATGGAAACAAAAAGCTTATCGGTCCTTTTCTTCTATCATTGCCGATGATGAGAATACGTATCCTTGTGTTCCTGGAAGACAAGGATTTTTATCAAATAATCTTCGCTTCAGTTTTATCGGTGATCCACGTGAAGTTAGTTCAGCAAAGGAGCTTGCTAATTCATTAAAAGAATATGGTGCAATTTCACGTGATACTGGCAAATACGCTTCTTTAGCTGTGTTTGTTGAAACACCTAATGACATCTTGGAGAGCTATGGTGTTGAGGATTATCAGGAAATGTTTTGGACGATATTAAATAATGTCACATTATATGATCAAAAAGAATGGCCAGAGGATATCCCGACTGATCCTTCTGACACTAAATGGGAATTTTGTTTTGACGGAGAACCTTATTTCGCTTTTTGCGCTACACCTGCACACGAAGTTCGTCGAAGCCGACACTTTCCATGCCTGTTGCTTGCGTTTCAACCACGCTGGGTGTTTAATGAAATCAATGACTCAACAGTATTTGGTCGTAAAATGAAAAAACTGATTCGGAAACGCCTTGTAGAGTATGATGGAATTCCGGGCCATCCTGACTTAAAATGGTATGGCCAAGAAGACAATCATGAATGGAAACAATATTTTCTAAGTGATGATGATAGTAGTCCTTCTAAATGTCCTTTTATGCGTATGAAGAACAAGTTTTCTAACTTTTCGAAATAA
- a CDS encoding S8 family serine peptidase, whose amino-acid sequence MMKKRNVIFATLTTATLMTSLAFTGASTSNASNGEISFIEVKQSSYEREKLSVGKAKFLIQDQLVKIPKGIEKKLREVPSDNTLYVVQFNGPITESERQALVDAGVEVGDYIPDYAFIINSSSSNLSKVKNIKNVESVEALLPLYKFDPQLFEHGASDVIKATIQTVKGKKEKVTAKGITELLQYGYKNDVVFVSKDYEYKLLNDEAAKIIKVNNVQSTYGLDGYGQTVAVADTGLDTGRNDSSMHEAFRGHITNIYAWGRTNNSSDPNGHGTHVAGSVLGNGSMAKGMAPRANLVFQSIMDSSGGLGGLPSDLKTLFSQAYNAGARIHTNSWGAPVNGAYTTDSRQVDEYVWNTDMTLLFAAGNEGSGSQTISAPGTAKNAITVGASENNRSSFGSYADNPNDVAVFSSRGPTSDGRIKPDVMAPGTYILSARSSLAPDSSFWGNYNSKYAYMGGTSMATPIVAGSVALLREHFMDNRGVTPKPSLVKAALIAGAVNMGEGYPSNNQGWGRVSLDQSLNIGFINESRSLRTGETAKYSYTADGTDELKISLVWTDYPGSTSAATTLVNDLDLIITSPSGKVYVGNDFSSPYNNNWDSKNNVENVFITLSEKGTYTIEIDAYNVPSGSQDFSLAVLN is encoded by the coding sequence ATGATGAAAAAAAGAAACGTGATTTTTGCTACGTTAACAACGGCAACGCTTATGACATCACTTGCATTTACAGGAGCAAGTACCTCAAATGCCTCAAATGGAGAGATTTCATTCATTGAGGTAAAACAGTCAAGCTACGAGAGGGAGAAGCTATCTGTGGGGAAGGCTAAATTTCTAATTCAAGATCAGCTAGTCAAAATTCCTAAAGGTATTGAGAAGAAACTAAGAGAAGTTCCTTCAGATAATACGCTGTATGTTGTACAGTTTAATGGACCGATTACAGAAAGTGAAAGACAAGCACTAGTGGATGCAGGAGTTGAGGTAGGAGATTATATCCCAGATTATGCATTTATCATTAACAGCTCATCTAGTAATCTCTCAAAAGTAAAAAATATTAAAAATGTAGAAAGCGTCGAAGCACTTCTACCACTTTACAAATTCGACCCGCAGTTATTTGAACACGGTGCATCAGATGTAATCAAAGCCACTATACAAACAGTAAAAGGTAAAAAAGAAAAGGTAACCGCTAAAGGTATTACTGAACTGTTGCAGTATGGGTATAAAAATGATGTGGTGTTTGTTTCAAAGGACTATGAATATAAGCTTTTAAATGATGAAGCTGCTAAAATCATTAAAGTAAACAATGTACAAAGCACGTATGGATTGGATGGTTATGGTCAAACAGTAGCCGTAGCTGATACAGGGTTAGATACAGGAAGAAATGATAGTTCTATGCATGAGGCTTTCAGAGGACACATTACCAATATCTACGCATGGGGTAGAACAAATAATTCAAGCGATCCTAATGGACATGGAACGCATGTTGCTGGATCTGTTCTAGGAAACGGTTCCATGGCAAAAGGAATGGCCCCACGAGCTAATTTAGTATTTCAATCCATCATGGATAGTTCTGGCGGATTAGGTGGATTACCAAGTGATTTAAAAACCTTATTCTCACAGGCGTATAATGCTGGAGCAAGAATTCATACGAACTCTTGGGGAGCTCCCGTTAATGGTGCTTATACAACAGATTCTAGACAAGTAGATGAGTATGTATGGAACACGGATATGACTCTATTATTTGCAGCGGGGAATGAAGGATCAGGTAGTCAAACGATTAGTGCTCCTGGTACTGCAAAAAATGCAATTACTGTTGGTGCTTCTGAAAATAACCGCTCTAGTTTTGGGAGCTATGCAGATAACCCTAACGATGTCGCAGTATTCTCGTCACGTGGACCAACATCTGATGGGCGTATCAAACCAGATGTAATGGCACCAGGTACGTATATCCTATCTGCAAGATCATCACTTGCACCGGATTCTTCCTTCTGGGGAAATTATAATAGCAAGTATGCGTACATGGGCGGAACTTCAATGGCAACTCCTATTGTTGCAGGAAGTGTCGCATTGTTAAGAGAACACTTTATGGACAACCGAGGAGTGACTCCTAAACCTTCTTTAGTTAAGGCCGCATTAATTGCAGGAGCTGTTAATATGGGAGAAGGCTATCCTAGTAATAACCAAGGCTGGGGACGTGTGTCTTTAGATCAATCGCTTAATATTGGCTTTATTAACGAATCAAGATCATTACGAACTGGAGAAACAGCGAAATATTCATATACAGCTGATGGGACAGATGAACTGAAGATTTCTTTAGTTTGGACGGATTACCCAGGAAGTACCTCAGCAGCTACCACACTAGTAAATGATCTAGACTTAATTATTACATCTCCAAGTGGAAAGGTGTATGTAGGGAATGACTTCTCTAGTCCATATAATAATAATTGGGATTCCAAGAATAATGTAGAAAATGTATTTATTACACTCTCTGAAAAAGGTACATACACAATTGAGATTGATGCTTATAATGTGCCTTCTGGTAGTCAAGATTTCTCACTTGCTGTGCTAAATTAA
- a CDS encoding GNAT family N-acetyltransferase, which produces MEKMKQKLKIVEYNENHAGGVADMWNNSREGWGGDSLITTEEKVKTQEANSSNLNLYLAMEDDLVVGYCGLSEYREDEGALYIPLLNVRTDYHGKKIGKQLVLTALERAVELGWPRLDLYTWPGNTKAVPLYKRCGFFWEDRDDTTHLMNFIPTVLQTEAVSEYFLTNNWYETSTREIEVSPDGRKENDFTYYEYKWEDQTQTLRMEFERTGRGLRLIETNDYLISCEVENFKLVSDASYKVNYHVKNKTGLPLQIDFEGENHKQIEFPFKQSIHVQGETIIEATFHLKKFEEEQSNWRTHPSVITNLLINGKRARFAIGVLPKQPAKIKGVVPGSQCYLNEQGVFYLDIENNYQEEATFTIHFPKSNWVDLEKEKYILNVASKAKVSIPVSYVLKEFGFYSPVLDVDVQTKTGITTNFKKEVGIAFKGLGARFSGECEQYWHIYNGLYHLYLSKFDNKIIPGRLTTDSQNTFSMFPKIGKPYSSEFSKRKPHRVHYDENHGAITLYADYQSSDFPGLEIVSMSKLYAEGLVEQSYKLRNHNDHLSENETWVYQPIYHNFYKPVLPMNQQIIEVNEQASADYGIWNSKNFTESWLFSRHTPYAHGISWPKDAKVNFENWYMYIEHNLGKIKPNTEVETKPVYVSFGAYQSWEEFRDFANRKTFDAVTPVEDLILTGLYDKNHDVDIHFVDQKEGHLHGIIQLHYGNVTVDREFTQTDEKSSTVQKFESSADSLSTVKASFELNGVQSSKQALVLPPRDGEVNICTENREGHEVFVATNGLLSISAAASFYPGLFSLHAHGKEWLHSSFPSLEPRAWWNPWSGGIRTSIQGANHKSFAKEDTTITVASLVDDSNMKWQGIKITTTFKQHEEYSGLEIKQYYVMLPNVPILAHVTKFVQHTGTYFHHKKWFAETCLKAGNLLEDSWIKSNDEKGKYFAGRTEIVSMLNQHVLIGSTTDQHVLQLITDPATVETETYMNKEVQSIAAWHLLSLAHGKEWISSPSFYVAKDTILSNDEVKQLQRIQLREV; this is translated from the coding sequence ATGGAAAAAATGAAGCAGAAGCTTAAGATTGTAGAATACAATGAAAACCATGCCGGCGGGGTAGCCGATATGTGGAACAACAGCCGCGAGGGCTGGGGTGGAGATTCACTTATTACAACAGAAGAAAAAGTCAAAACTCAAGAGGCAAACTCTAGTAATCTCAATCTCTATTTAGCCATGGAGGATGACTTGGTAGTTGGATATTGTGGCTTATCTGAATATCGTGAGGATGAAGGAGCACTTTACATCCCACTACTGAATGTTAGAACGGATTATCATGGAAAGAAAATTGGAAAACAACTTGTGTTAACTGCCTTAGAAAGGGCAGTAGAGCTCGGATGGCCAAGGTTAGATTTGTATACATGGCCAGGTAATACAAAGGCTGTGCCACTATATAAACGCTGTGGGTTCTTCTGGGAAGATCGTGATGATACGACTCACCTAATGAACTTCATACCCACTGTACTTCAAACAGAGGCAGTATCGGAATATTTTCTAACTAACAACTGGTATGAAACTAGTACGAGAGAGATTGAGGTTTCACCAGATGGTAGAAAGGAAAATGACTTTACGTATTACGAATATAAGTGGGAAGATCAGACACAAACATTACGCATGGAGTTTGAGCGGACTGGTAGAGGATTAAGATTAATTGAAACAAACGATTATCTTATTTCATGTGAAGTAGAAAATTTTAAGCTAGTATCTGACGCTAGCTACAAAGTTAATTATCATGTGAAGAACAAGACGGGACTTCCACTCCAAATTGATTTTGAAGGGGAGAATCATAAGCAAATTGAATTTCCTTTCAAACAGTCAATTCATGTTCAAGGTGAAACGATCATTGAAGCTACATTTCATTTAAAGAAATTTGAAGAGGAACAAAGCAATTGGAGAACCCATCCTTCTGTTATTACTAATCTTCTTATTAATGGAAAAAGGGCTAGGTTTGCAATAGGTGTCCTTCCTAAACAACCTGCCAAAATAAAAGGGGTAGTCCCAGGTTCACAATGCTATCTAAACGAACAGGGAGTATTCTACTTAGATATTGAAAATAATTATCAAGAAGAAGCAACCTTTACGATTCATTTTCCAAAATCAAATTGGGTTGATCTAGAAAAGGAAAAGTATATCCTTAACGTTGCCTCAAAAGCCAAGGTTTCCATTCCAGTCTCGTATGTATTGAAGGAATTCGGATTTTATTCTCCTGTGTTAGATGTTGATGTTCAAACAAAAACAGGGATCACAACAAACTTTAAAAAGGAAGTCGGAATAGCTTTTAAGGGACTGGGTGCTAGGTTTAGTGGTGAATGTGAACAATATTGGCATATTTACAATGGACTTTATCATCTTTACTTGAGTAAGTTTGATAATAAAATCATCCCGGGTAGGTTGACTACAGATAGTCAGAACACGTTTAGTATGTTCCCTAAAATTGGGAAGCCATATTCAAGTGAGTTTTCAAAGAGAAAGCCTCATCGTGTACATTATGATGAGAACCATGGGGCGATTACTTTGTATGCAGATTATCAATCTAGTGATTTTCCTGGTCTAGAAATCGTTAGTATGTCAAAGCTATATGCTGAAGGTTTGGTAGAACAATCTTATAAGCTACGTAATCATAATGATCACTTATCAGAAAATGAGACATGGGTGTATCAACCAATCTATCACAATTTTTATAAGCCTGTCCTGCCTATGAATCAACAAATTATTGAAGTCAATGAGCAAGCAAGTGCAGATTATGGGATTTGGAATAGTAAGAACTTTACAGAATCGTGGTTATTTTCGAGACATACACCTTATGCACATGGTATATCTTGGCCAAAAGATGCAAAGGTTAACTTTGAAAACTGGTATATGTATATCGAACATAATCTTGGCAAAATCAAGCCCAATACAGAAGTTGAAACGAAACCCGTTTATGTTTCGTTTGGCGCGTACCAATCATGGGAGGAATTTAGAGATTTTGCAAACAGAAAAACTTTTGATGCAGTAACGCCTGTTGAGGATCTAATCCTAACTGGACTATATGATAAAAATCATGATGTTGACATTCATTTTGTTGATCAAAAAGAAGGTCACTTACATGGAATTATACAATTACACTATGGAAATGTAACGGTAGATCGTGAGTTTACACAAACAGATGAAAAAAGCTCAACTGTTCAAAAGTTCGAGTCAAGTGCTGATTCTTTATCAACTGTGAAAGCAAGCTTTGAATTAAATGGAGTTCAATCCTCTAAACAGGCACTTGTATTACCACCAAGGGATGGAGAAGTAAATATATGTACTGAAAACAGAGAGGGTCATGAGGTGTTTGTTGCTACTAATGGATTACTATCGATTTCAGCTGCAGCCTCATTTTATCCTGGTTTGTTTTCATTACACGCACATGGGAAAGAGTGGCTCCATTCTTCATTCCCGTCACTGGAGCCAAGGGCTTGGTGGAATCCATGGAGTGGTGGAATTCGTACTTCTATACAGGGAGCGAATCATAAGTCCTTTGCAAAAGAGGATACTACAATCACAGTAGCAAGCTTAGTTGATGACTCTAATATGAAGTGGCAAGGAATTAAAATCACGACTACGTTCAAGCAACATGAGGAATACAGCGGCCTTGAAATTAAGCAGTATTATGTGATGCTTCCTAATGTGCCGATCCTTGCGCATGTCACGAAGTTCGTCCAACATACAGGTACGTACTTTCATCATAAAAAGTGGTTTGCTGAAACATGCTTAAAAGCAGGCAATCTGTTGGAAGATAGTTGGATAAAAAGTAATGATGAAAAAGGGAAGTATTTTGCAGGAAGAACAGAGATCGTTTCAATGCTAAATCAACATGTTTTAATTGGTTCAACAACTGACCAACACGTTCTTCAACTCATTACGGACCCGGCTACAGTCGAAACAGAAACTTACATGAATAAGGAAGTTCAATCGATAGCAGCTTGGCATTTACTGAGCTTAGCACATGGTAAGGAGTGGATCTCTTCACCAAGCTTCTATGTTGCGAAAGACACCATTCTTTCTAATGATGAAGTAAAGCAGCTACAACGTATTCAGTTAAGAGAGGTTTAA